A region from the Spea bombifrons isolate aSpeBom1 chromosome 7, aSpeBom1.2.pri, whole genome shotgun sequence genome encodes:
- the NXPH2 gene encoding neurexophilin-2, with product MMDLRFLCLILVKCLFHLILCDKQVIGASGALKWEDKDPAESLVNNVAHGRLHSPLRLFVKQSSLQRQDQMSYFDRIENFWDWLENISDTQESLVRTKRRPIVKTGKFKKMFGWGDFHSNIKTVKLNLLITGKIVDHGNGTFSVYFRHNSTGLGNVSVSLVPPSKVVEFETSAQSTLENKDSKSFNCRIEYEKTDRAKKTALCNFDPSKICYQEQTQSHVSWLCSKPFKVICIYIAFFSIDYKLVQKVCPDYNYHSETPYLSTG from the coding sequence ATTTTGTGCGACAAACAAGTGATCGGAGCAAGCGGAGCATTAAAGTGGGAAGACAAAGACCCCGCTGAAAGTTTGGTAAACAATGTTGCCCACGGTAGACTTCACAGTCCGCTCCGTCTGTTTGTTAAACAGTCTAGTCTTCAAAGACAAGACCAGATGTCTTATTTCGACAGGATAGAAAACTTCTGGGACTGGCTGGAGAACATTAGCGATACCCAAGAGTCCCTGGTACGAACTAAACGCAGGCCCATCGTAAAAACGGGCAAATTCAAGAAGATGTTTGGATGGGGAGATTTTCATTCCAATATCAAAACCGTAAAGTTGAATCTACTCATTACCGGGAAAATTGTTGACCACGGAAATGGGACCTTCAGCGTGTATTTCCGCCATAACTCCACCGGTCTCGGGAACGTCTCCGTCAGCCTTGTCCCTCCTTCCAAAGTGGTGGAATTCGAAACGTCTGCACAGTCGACTCTGGAGAACAAGGATTCCAAGTCTTTCAACTGTCGGATTGAGTACGAAAAGACCGACAGGGCAAAGAAGACTGCTCTGTGCAACTTTGACCCTTCTAAAATCTGTTACCAAGAACAAACACAGAGTCACGTCTCTTGGTTGTGCTCGAAACCCTTCAAAGTCATTTGCATTTACATCGCTTTTTTCAGCATAGACTACAAACTTGTACAAAAGGTCTGCCCCGATTATAATTATCATAGTGAAACACCGTATCTGTCCACCGGTTGA